Below is a window of Apodemus sylvaticus chromosome 5, mApoSyl1.1, whole genome shotgun sequence DNA.
AAGCATCTGCGGGGAATGACTTCTGGGCACTCATAGGCACACTGTTGCAGCTGAGGGACCGcactgtcttcttcctgttctgtCCAGACAAGTAGCTGAACAGAAAGGAAGACAGCTTGTGCTTGGTGGTGTCAGGGGCCGCTTCGGAGAAGCAGTCGTCGAGGGGATCCAGCATCGTTTCCAGATCAAGAccgccctccctcctccccacaccgGCTCCTGGCTGCTTTATGATCTTCCGGGCCTGTGCTGGGTCATCTCCTCCCTCGTTGACTGACTCCAGGGATAGCCCACTGGTCAGGTCCCTGGAGCCTCTGGCTGCCAATGGCGGTGGCGGCGGGATGAGGTTCTTGGCCCGAGGGCTCGGCTGGGACGTGCGGTGCTGGCTCAGGACAAGGTTAGCAGCCTCTCGGATGAGGTTCCAATCTCTCAGGATGTCATCCTTGGTGGTAAACTGGGACGTCACAGTGAAGCGGATGATCAGCTTGTCCTGGATGGTAGCGGGGATGAGGAAGAGCTGACCGGCTTTGGTTATTTCCTTTAACACACTTTCCGTGAGACAATTGGGACCCTAtgtaaagaacaaaaagaattaGATCCTCCTTCGCCATCACGCTGCTTGTAAGCAGCCCCATGAAGCCCAGCATTTACTGGGCTGAGAGACCCAACACTGCCTCAGCTCTGGAATAGAAGCAGCCTTCTCAGGGAGCCATGCGAGAGCACATTACCTTCAGACGGAAAACCACCAAACCAAGGTGCCTCTTAGCAGGAATTTCGAAGAAAGGGTCGTTTCTGACCAGAGATTCAAAGTACTTGGCCATTTCAGTACCCTGGAATTGTAACATAACGAACACCGTGGTTAATAGGCCAAAACCAAATGGCATCTACTTTGATACTACTGTTCCACAGCTTTAGACCAGAGACAGGGGCAAAACCTGAGACTTGTGTggcttctgcctgcctgtcttccctCTTTGGTCTCGCTCATATTCAAGCTGGCCAGCCTCCACCTCTGTCTCATCTTCTGTCACATCACACCCACCCAGAGACCTTGTGTGTCTCAAAGTCCTCTTTCAGCTCAGCCCAGAATTCAAAAGCCGAGTGCGTGATAACTCAGCAGTCAGCCTCCTGTTGTGGCTTCTCAGCTTCCCATCGGCTAAGGGAGCCGGCAAGGGCCAAACTCAGCACCCAAGGAAAGCAGAGGAGGCTGTGTAGACTGAGCCgtaccctgcctcaaaaacatctACTGACTTCCCTCACCTCACCGAGCTCATCACATCCCATGGCTCGAAGGTCCCCGCCTTGTTACTGACGCTTCACGGGGAGCCTGTATGTTATGTAGCACCTACACCGTGGAAATCCCTTGCACCTAGTTCATAGGTTCAGAGTTCCTTCTTGGAATGGTGAAATGTTCTGGAAATAGCAATACTCACTTGATATTGAATATAGGTGATGTCAACACTACACTGTACACTAAAACACAATTTTTAATATGCTGTATAtatttatcatgaaaaattaaagatttcataGCATATTAATCTTTCATAAAGTTTATATGATCTTTTTACATTTTCCTGTGGTTCTCTTGAGGTTTACatttacatagaattattgaatAAAGGATAGGGCTGTGACTCAACTGGCAATCTGCTAGCCCACCTGGCACAAAATACTGAGTTCAATCAACAACTGAATCATGGGACGGTTTCAGCAGGATCAGAAGAACTTCAAGGTTGCCAGGAATGATAGTATTTAACAGTCTTACagtctttaataccagcactgtgtgtgtgtgtgtgtgtgtgtgtgtgtgtgtgtgtgtgtgtgtgtgtgtgtgtgtgttccagactAGCAagaactacataatgagatctgggggtggggggcagcagaCAGATCACATGATAGGGCTAGAGATTCCAGTCTGAGACTCTCATACATTCTCTCTCATTCACTCTCtgctaagtgattttttttaaagatgtatttatttaatgtgagtgttctgtctgcatgtacacccgcatgccagaagagggcatcagatcccattacagatggttatgagccaccatgtggttgctgggaattgaactcaggtcctctggaagaacagacagtgctcttaaccactgaaccatctctccagtccctgctaagtaatttttattttatgggctgGAACTCCCATCTGATATTCCATTTTAGAAGAAGACAGAGCTTCAGGTGTCATCCTTGACCATGAGGAGCCAGTGACGTTTGAACCAACCTCTATCtgctccactttctctctctaCAATCAATGTCAATCTCTCAGCAACCCCTCAtgaactttttttctttgagaaaggcTCTTTCCCATGTATCCTAGACTGGCTCAAAGCtactatgtagtcaaggatgaccttgtacCATTGGTCCTTCCGCCTCTACCTCCCCACTGTGGAACTACCTGCATGTACTGCCCGGAGAGGTTTAAGCAATACTGGGGTGCGAGGGGTCAAACAGTGGCTTTGTGCATGGGGAGCAAGCCCTGTACCAATGGAGTTCCGTCCCCACTTGATCCctaagaagttctttttttttttttttttttttttttcctgagacagggtttctctgtgtagccctggctgtcctggaactcactctgtagaccaggctggccttgaactcagaaatctgcctgcctctgcctcccaagtgctgagattaaaggtgtgcaccatcacacccagctaaGAAATTCTTTATGTGCAAGTCCAGTCCTGCCCAGGCAAAGCACACTGACTATTCTCCTGGCCTCTATGTGTTCATCTCTCATTTCTGAGCTGGTTATGATTCTCACAGGTAACTCCTCCTCCCCCTACCATCCATTTTCACCACCTGCCCTGTCAAAATTCTCCATGTCCCACTCACATGCCCCACTATGGCGTCTCAGGTGTAGCCCCCTCAGAGCCCACCTTCTTCAGCATCCTCACTTTCTAAAATCTAAGGGAGGGTGATTCTCCCAAGCCTCGGGTGGCAGAAAGTAGGTCTCCTGGTTAATAagaccttctcctcctcctctgatgAGGCAAGCTGTGTGTGAGACAGAGCAGAGGCCAGGGGAGAGGAGGACACAGCACAGGGAGTGTGTTCACTACAGACCCCGCCTACAAGGGATAAGAGCAGGTGTGCCTGTGTTGGCACCATTCTGGGAGCCACAACAGCCATGGGCTGACTCACCCACTCCTTGAAAAGAAAGGCTTGGCCCTACTTTGATCATACACACAGCTCTTTGGcctactttctctttctctttctctttttgcaaAGTAGGCTTTTGAGTACTCagttctcaaaaacaacaacaggaaaGGTGAGACTCTCCGGGAAGCCATACAACAAGGGATGCCAGAAACACAGAGGAAGTTGCACTTGGTCCTGACTGTTCAGAAGATAAACAGTGTGAACTACAAATCACAGGCAGCCTACTGGGATTACATGGGGCTCAGAGCTCCTCTACACAACCAAGAGTCaagtcccagaagcccctctGTGTGCCCTCCCGCATGAGCCGGACACCAAGGATCCCCTGGGCTGATCTGTAAAACCGGGGCAAGTCTTCCTTCCCATGAAAAATGCAAAGCATCCTGGGCTTAGTCCCACGGCTCTCACACAACATACGTGTCTGACATGTGCTTGAAGGTTCTTCACCCCGAAGGACCGAATCACAAACCAGAGCTTAATGGAGCGAAAGCGCCGGCTCAAGGGGATCTGCCAGTGctagaaacaaaaaacagagagctCACGGTTAGAAGCAACAGCAACGCGCCCACTCCCCCGGGCACTCTTAGTTCTTCACGCGCAGCACTCCTGGGATCCCCTGGTGTCGCCATGACTCCCAAAGCTGTTGCTAAGGAACAAAGCGAGGCAACTCATCTGGACAGTACTGCGCAGATAGGGCGGACAAGTGGCCCCAAGCCTGTGCCTGGAACGGAGCGTGACCTCGCACAAACTGCTGCTTTAAGTCTTTCATCCCAGCATAGAAGCTCCTGGAAGTCCCTTGAGTAGCAGAAACTAAAGTTCTATGTCTGTTCTCCCCAACGTAGGTGTGGCTTTAGGACCGTGATTAAGAGCTTGAACACTGGGGCCCAACAGACCTGGGTTTCCCTTCAGCTCTGCCGGGCTCCTTACCCGGTGTGACTTTGACAGGGCTCCCTCAATGGCACAGAACAAAAGGTGCTTCCCAGAAAAGCATCTCAGGGCCAGTGGATGCAAAACCCCAGAGAAAGTTGTCCAGTCAGTGCAGGCTGTTTAGATGATAAACAGGTGAGCTACGAATCACAGGTGTGTCTCTGGCACCAAGATGGCTGGCTGCTCCTTACTTGACCTTGCTGCCACCTACTGACTTTGGCTTTCACCTCTGAAATTCCTGGAGCCTCAGATGCACCGCCCAAGCTTTCAGACTGCATAGGAACCCTGCCTCAGACTGAGACTGATATCTGTCCTGGTACCAAAGTCAACAGAGCTGCGAGTTCAAAGCTGCAGTTACCGTAGAACTGAAAATTCCCAATCCAAGTATTCAGGTCTGAAAACAGAGCAAACGGTTTGGGGGCCACTTGCAGTTGTTGTAACGAGCAGCGTTACTTCTCTCAAGTTCTCCCCTCAAGTGTCAGAAAGCCTCCACCACAATTTCTGCTCTCGAAAAATATCCATCCCGTTGAACacgcctctgcctctctccaagGAGCTGCCAAATCTTTACTGATGTCCCCATCTGTATGCCATCATTGTAGTTTCCCAGACTAGACACGCCGGCATATTACTCCAGTATCAAGGACAATGTATTTCCTTGCGCTAAACTctcaggcatggtgatacatgcctttaatcccagcactaaagaggcagaagcaagcagacctGTTGAGTCCAacgacagcctggtctacatgtggAGTGGTGTTCCGTACAGCCAAGACTATGTAGAAAGATCCTTGAGGGGGAGATAGGGGGAGAACGCAGCACTTTTGtcagccagcagagggcatcaaaGCCTTAGGAAAGGACAAAATCACTGCAGCAGCCTGCTTACCTAAGACCCAGGATTGCTGGGTGTTTAGAGTCCCCTATAAAATGTCATGGTTTCTAGATGGTTATGGTAAACTGACCGCCTTGTTGGATCAGAAAATTACTAGAGAGGGGTAGGGAGCATCTCAGCTGTGCTCTCCTCTGATCTCTGCTTAATCTCCATCCTGTTCTCACTCTGCTAAACCACACCTTGTGGGCCAGAGACTGCCTTAAACCAACTTCTGCTGTTCGAGCTCACGAAGACCAGCAAGGCACTTCTTCAACTGCAAATGTCCCCTAGCATCCTCTGTGTCTTCTCAGGGCTTTACGGATCTCCCTACTGTTGGTGCCCTCCGCCACTGGAGAGGTATAGAGTGAAGTGTAGGGAGCTTCGCTGACAACAGGCACCAGTCCTGACTCTAGAGACTCCCTCCTGCAAGCTAAACACCTGGGACACTGTAATGCTTCCAGATCCACCCAGAGCAGGGCAGGGCTTCTACTCCAACTGTAGCCCCTGGGGTGCAAAGAGGCTTGGAGTAGCTTTGTTGCTCTAGAAGTATTTTCATACTAGAAAATTAAATCCACTAGATTCCACACAGCGGTGCTATGGTGGGAGCTTCCTACAGCAGCAAAGAAAGAGATTCAGCTGTTTCTTAGAAAACATCATTAGTGGCTCTTGGACCACACCGGGGCTTAACTGAGCCAGGAGTCTACTTTAAGATAGACTCCCAGGGGCTGCAAGAATCACAAACGTAACAGAGCTTTAATGACACAGCAGTGCACAGTGGGTAGAATGCCTGCATAGCATGAGGAGGCCCTGATTTGAGGCCCAGCACTGTATAGGCTGGGCTCACGAAGCAAACCCCAGCGTTTGGGAGGTGGAGTCAGGATCAGAAGTTCCGAGTCCAACTAAACTCCTAGAATTATATAGTAGGTGTCACTTCATAGTCAGGATTGACTGGCAGTtgtagaatttaattttttttatttaaaaaaattttgaatACCCATGGGAAAGGGCAAGAGAGGTCATCCATCTTTATTCTCCTATAGAAGGTCTCCCTCAACCCCAACATTGTAAGCATACTGTCTGCAACTCGAAAGCCTTCCTAAACCTCCAGAAATTGTCTTCATGGGAGAATCATCAGTTTAGTCAAGTGATAACAGCACTAGTGCTATAGAACTAAATGAAAGGGAACTTGGTTGTCcaaggagaaaaacaaaccagTTCTCCACCAAGACTGCCAGGCTACACATTCTTTGTGTTGCTGTGTTAATTCATCCCATTCTCACAGCAGGCTTAGGATGCAGACCTGTTTGTGTCTCTGTTCACAGAGAGAAAAGCTAGACAGCATCCAAGTCACCATTCCAGGAGAAGCATGGCTTCAAGCTTCTGTTTGGCCAGGTTGCAATAGCGAGCCTCTGAAGCTTAGATGACGACATTCCTGAGATTTTGTGCTATCTGTTGTGTAAGTGCCACCCAGACACTGTGCTGAGTGATTGACATGTGTGTTCCATCAAGCCCTCAGCAGCCCCTGTGAAGTCAGCGCCATGTTCCCAGGGACTCTCAATGGTATCCCAGATGACCACGGATGCACAGATTTCTGAGCCACGTTCACGTGGTCATCCCTCAAACCTTTCACTAGCCATGCGATGTGTGGCACACTTACGTTCATCCCAGCCTCCCCTAAAAAGCTCACCTCCAAACTGAAGAGCAACTATGAAGAACCTGCCTTCTTGGGACATGGTACCTGCTGAAACCCTAAGCCTGAAGGAGTCGAGATGCACAGCCTGGAAGGACGGAGGTATCCAGAGCTTTGCAGAGGGTGCCAGCATCTCAGCCTCTCTACAGAGCTCCTGCGTGGCCTATGTCAAGGACAGGAATGTGAAGGCAATTTAATAAGGAGCCTCTTCCCCCAGCCCCAGGAAATCATCTACACTCTCCTGCTGGGAagttagagacagacagacagacagacagacagacacataaatgATACATATATCTCCAAAGATGATAAAAGGAGATAGCTGCTCTACCTGTGGCAGAGATAACACTTCTGGGAGGAAAACAAGCCAAAAAGACTCAAGAATTATGATTTTTCTAggttgggttttttgtgttttgttttgttatttttacattCTCTGGATATCATTCTGTGCGCTTGTGCACAACTTGAAATCAAGGGTGTCCAGTGGGAAACTCTGTGATGAACTCATAGCGTGCTGcttctggaggcagaagccatgCAAACCCTCGGGGGCTAGTCAACAGTCCCTATCTTAGAAGCCACAGGCTGCCCACTCCGGTGAAACTCACCATGAAGTCCGTGGCCGCGCCAGAGTTGGCGTGTCTGAGGTAGACGGGGTTCACACTGAAGGTCTGTTGCAGCTTGTACTTATCCTTGACCCTGTGGGTTTCCAGGTGGGTATTAGTGGCTGAGGTCTCTCTAAGGAAGTGAGGCATTTCCCCCAGTGGAGAGCTCAACTCACCAGAACCCAGTGCAGTCAAAGTGTACCATCATCCACTTGGAAGGGTTAAAGGTGAAGGAGTCGGCATACTCAATGCCCTCCAGGAACCCCCGGAGCTCCGGGCACAGAAAGGCTGTACCTGCATACGCAGCATCCACGTGGAGCCACAGCTCCTCACTGGCACCTGAGAAAGCAAATGTCATCTGCTAGAGAGGAGACATGAAAGACCTACTACCAACCAGCCAAAAGGCACTGCCCTCCTGGCCAACACCATgacaggctgcagagagaagATCTGGAAAAGGATGGCATACTTCGCTAAAGGAGTCAGCAAGGGTTGTGGAGACAGGGTGACGGGGTTGTTGGTATAAGGAGGTGAAACTGAAGCGGGCATTGTTGCCTCCTAATAGGTCTTCTCTCACGAGGGCCTTACGTCCTTGACCTCAACCGGGAACATCCTAGCACAAAATCCAACTGCTCTACAGCCCAGAAAGCAACATCAGTGCATCTAACACAGCACTTAGAGAGATGTCTGTCCTTGATGGCCTTCTCACTATAAGGTGTCTTATCCATCCCAGGGTTTCCTTGATCTGCCCCTTTCCTCTCCAGAAGCAGAAGTAAATATTTCACTGAGTGCCGCTCACTCTGTTTTCCATGTAGCCTGCTTGAATAGATTGCAACATTACACGTGAGAGACCGTGAAAGCCTGGGACTCTTCCATAGTTTGGATGTCCCATGTCCTCAGAAGGCTCACGTGTGAGTTTGTTCCACAGCGTGGCCATACTAGGGGTGAAACCTGTAAAAGGTGGAGCCTATCGGGAGGTCACTGGGGTGTAGTTTGAAGAGGTGGTGGGACCCtgatctctcctcctctctccttccctagcTTGTGATGTGGTATTGGTTTTACTCCGACATACACCCACATTGTGCCTCACTAGGGGCCCAAAAATGATGGGGTCAATTGATTATAGACTGGAAGCTtccaaaactgtgagccagaataaagTGTTTCTCTTTACAGTTTCATCACCTAAGGTATTTGTTACAGAATGGAGAGCTGACTGATGCTTCCAAGgacataatgcaaaatacagaaTTTCTGGCTTTTATCTCACCACTAGGAAAAGCCCAATGGCCTCTACTGCTGGGAAGTGACTCTCATGACCTTTGGcattttccctccttccctcactaccaaattgaccaaagaaaataattcagTGAAGCTGGTTCCAAGTTCTTGTTCTAgcaaatatttcaaatgttatcccttatCTTCCTAGCCGATAAGGACAGATACTTACAGATGGGCCCCAGCTCCGACAGCCTGTCAAATGCACACACTCCAGTGGTCCCCAACGTTGCACAGACCTAGAGAGAAATGAAGACTCACATGACACAACAACCTGTTCCATGCACATGTACATTTGAAACGAACGTTTCATCAGGGGTAGTGGTgcccatctttaatcccagcattcaagaggcagaggcaggcaggcagataggtctctgtgagttcaggcctACACAGTAAGACATgatctccaaaaaagaaaagaa
It encodes the following:
- the Hdc gene encoding histidine decarboxylase; its protein translation is MMEPCEYREYRARGKEMVDYICQYLSTVRERQVIPDVQPGYLRAQLPSSAPEEPDSWDSIFGDIERIIMPGVVHWQSPHMHAYYPALTSWPSLLGDMLADAINCLGFTWASSPACTELEMNVMDWLAKMLGLPEFFLHHHPSSQGGGILQSTVSESTLIALLAARKNKILEMKACEPDADESSLNARLVAYASDQAHSSVEKAGLISLVKIRFLPVDDNFSLRGEALQKAIEEDKQQGLVPVFVCATLGTTGVCAFDRLSELGPICASEELWLHVDAAYAGTAFLCPELRGFLEGIEYADSFTFNPSKWMMVHFDCTGFWVKDKYKLQQTFSVNPVYLRHANSGAATDFMHWQIPLSRRFRSIKLWFVIRSFGVKNLQAHVRHGTEMAKYFESLVRNDPFFEIPAKRHLGLVVFRLKGPNCLTESVLKEITKAGQLFLIPATIQDKLIIRFTVTSQFTTKDDILRDWNLIREAANLVLSQHRTSQPSPRAKNLIPPPPPLAARGSRDLTSGLSLESVNEGGDDPAQARKIIKQPGAGVGRREGGLDLETMLDPLDDCFSEAAPDTTKHKLSSFLFSYLSGQNRKKTVRSLSCNSVPMSAQKSFPADALVKNGGSFRARVFSGLPEEMMMMKRGAFKKLIKFYSVPSFPECSPQCALQLPCCPLQAMV